In Schistocerca serialis cubense isolate TAMUIC-IGC-003099 chromosome 3, iqSchSeri2.2, whole genome shotgun sequence, the following proteins share a genomic window:
- the LOC126471366 gene encoding cilia- and flagella-associated protein 45-like gives MKKEEAIKHRQAVIKQIQEKEQERIRQRQELFKEIEIKLAELNEQLLRSKKEALEEQRDADRKVEEYMRRKAEREAAVEEELRLQRLAREREIVQLRTMQERAQGLEAEQDEMKAQRAQDEVEREWRRKELEASRRKAKEEDDLKKARAEQMLDRRRTIAREKREFERIVKAQREWQEEDERQDRMKKEEADWDADASCDVHSIE, from the coding sequence ATGAAAAAGGAAGAGGCAATCAAACACAGACAAGCAGTCATTAAACAAATACAAGAAAAGGAACAGGAACGCATCAGACAGAGACAAGAGCTTTTCAAGGAAATAGAAATTAAACTGGCAGAGCTCAATGAGCAGCTGCTGCGCTCGAAGAAGGAGGCACTCGAGGAGCAGCGTGATGCAGACCGCAAGGTTGAAGAATATATGCGTCGGAAGGCAGAGCGTGAAGCAGCTGTCGAGGAAGAACTACGACTGCAGCGGCTGGCCAGAGAACGTGAGATAGTACAACTGCGGACAATGCAGGAGCGTGCTCAGGGGCTGGAGGCAGAGCAGGATGAGATGAAGGCCCAGAGAGCACAGGATGAGGTCGAACGAGAATGGCGCAGAAAGGAATTAGAAGCATCTCGTAGGAAAGCTAAAGAGGAGGATGATCTGAAGAAAGCACGGGCAGAGCAAATGCTTGACAGGAGGAGAACTATAGCCAGAGAGAAGAGAGAGTTTGAACGCATTGTAAAAGCACAGAGAGAATGGCAAGAAGAAGATGAAAGACAGGACAGAATGAAAAAGGAAGAGGCAGACTG